One Pieris brassicae chromosome 11, ilPieBrab1.1, whole genome shotgun sequence DNA window includes the following coding sequences:
- the LOC123716556 gene encoding uncharacterized protein LOC123716556 — protein MIALVCVIALCAGAAVSSPIENGRWNPYKYGDDGKYIPTNEGKYIHIPNPYIHIDNPYDGGYGPYSHEHDPYISAATQDTYKYVLTAAEDNPFYKEGYYKNNGIKIISQKHNYKEDKYDFDFETENKIRGKEEAILKNPNTIDEGIASKGFYEYIGPDGFMYRVDYTADENGFRPKVKRLETPYSGKWVLEKNN, from the exons ATGATCGCTTTagtg TGTGTGATCGCATTGTGCGCGGGAGCAGCTGTCAGCTCGCCAATCGAGAACGGCCGGTGGAATCCCTACAAATACGGCGACGATGGCAA ATATATACCTACAAATGAGGGAAAATACATCCACATTCCGAATCCATACATCCACATAGACAACCCCTATGATGGTGGCTATGGACCATACTCCCACGAACACGATCCCTACATCAGTGCCGCTACTCAGGACACGTACAAATACGTGTTAACCGCAGCAGAAGACAACCCTTTCTACAAGGAGGGATACTACAAAAATAACGGCATTAAGATTATCAGCCAAAAGCACAACTATAAAGAAGACAAATACGACTTCGA TTTCGAGACCGAAAACAAAATCCGTGGAAAGGAGGAGGCTATTTTGAAAAATCCAAACACGATCGACGAGGGAATTGCTTCAAAGGGTTTCTACGAATATATTGGTCCTGATGGATTCATGTACAGAGTCGACTACACTGCCGACGAAAACGGCTTCCGCCCCAAAGTGAAGAGGCTGGAAACGCCATACTCAGGAAAATGGGTTTTGgagaaaaacaattaa